One segment of Neobacillus endophyticus DNA contains the following:
- a CDS encoding ABC transporter permease gives MLRFIGRRLLFLLFLLFGVALFVFILSHLVPSDPVAANLSQSAMNNPEIVAAFKAKWGLDRPLYSQFILYFQHLLTGDLGTSIRTGNPVMDDLRQFFPATLELSIAAMAIALLLGILFGIISAIYRNKPIDHIIRTVSISGVSIPSFWFALIMLNVFSSILGITPGPGRIDARASTPEGGTGLLLMDSLMSGDFQLFGDAAMHLILPGTVLGFFTMGLIARQTRSNLLEAMSMDYIRTARSKGQKESAVIIKHALSNSLIPVITVAGMGFSNLLGGMVLVENIFAWPGIGQYAYLSAVSLDFPAICGVSLLIAFIYVIINLLIDILYGVIDPRVRYR, from the coding sequence TTGCTTAGATTTATTGGTAGACGTCTATTGTTTCTGCTTTTCTTATTATTTGGCGTGGCACTTTTCGTTTTTATTCTTTCTCATTTAGTGCCAAGTGATCCGGTTGCAGCGAATTTGAGTCAGAGTGCAATGAATAATCCTGAAATTGTGGCTGCTTTTAAAGCGAAGTGGGGGCTCGATCGGCCGCTATATAGTCAATTCATTCTGTATTTCCAACACCTGCTGACTGGTGATTTAGGTACCTCTATACGAACTGGCAACCCTGTGATGGATGACTTGAGGCAGTTCTTCCCGGCAACATTGGAACTATCCATTGCTGCTATGGCGATTGCCTTGCTTCTTGGGATTCTATTTGGAATCATCTCTGCCATTTATCGAAATAAACCGATTGATCATATCATTCGTACTGTCTCCATTAGCGGCGTTTCTATACCAAGCTTTTGGTTTGCTTTAATTATGCTCAATGTGTTCTCTTCGATCTTAGGGATTACACCAGGACCAGGACGCATCGATGCACGGGCATCAACCCCAGAAGGAGGAACAGGGCTATTACTGATGGATTCGCTTATGAGCGGGGATTTTCAATTATTTGGTGATGCCGCAATGCACTTGATTCTTCCGGGAACCGTGCTAGGATTCTTTACCATGGGATTAATTGCTCGTCAGACAAGGTCTAATCTACTTGAAGCCATGTCAATGGATTATATTCGTACGGCTAGATCAAAGGGTCAAAAAGAATCAGCTGTCATCATTAAACATGCACTTTCTAATTCACTGATACCCGTTATTACAGTAGCCGGAATGGGTTTTAGTAATCTGCTGGGCGGAATGGTGCTTGTTGAGAATATTTTTGCATGGCCGGGAATTGGTCAATATGCCTATCTCTCTGCCGTTTCACTAGACTTCCCCGCTATATGTGGCGTCTCATTACTAATTGCATTTATCTATGTCATTATCAATCTGCTAATTGATATCCTTTATGGGGTTATTGATCCGAGAGTGAGGTATCGATAA
- a CDS encoding cupin domain-containing protein — protein MEKTNINQVKPIGMPLYEMKRFFIKKGDFKEVSMSVISLTPGERIPAVGMSCHDEDEYSYIFSGKVDTYCNGEYSVEKAGDATLIPAGEEHWCINNGSEPCMLVCFMVKKAE, from the coding sequence ATGGAAAAAACCAATATTAATCAAGTAAAGCCAATTGGTATGCCGCTTTATGAAATGAAAAGGTTTTTCATCAAGAAGGGTGATTTTAAAGAAGTGAGCATGAGTGTCATATCTCTCACACCTGGTGAAAGAATTCCAGCTGTGGGCATGAGTTGTCATGATGAGGATGAGTACTCCTATATTTTCAGTGGAAAAGTGGATACTTATTGTAATGGTGAATACAGTGTGGAAAAGGCTGGAGATGCAACACTGATCCCTGCAGGCGAGGAGCACTGGTGCATTAATAATGGCAGTGAGCCTTGTATGCTAGTTTGTTTTATGGTTAAAAAAGCTGAATAG
- a CDS encoding ABC transporter permease, whose protein sequence is MRTIKSFITQKGFLFKLGLIICTLWILIAIFAPLIGTYSTTAQDISIRYQSPSSSHFFGTDELGRDVFSRVIYGSRISLTAGFITVISAFAFGILYGGIAGYKGGLADEAIMRFSELIMAFPPLILAMVIAAALGPSILNSVLAMAIIWWPNYARLMRSMVISLKESEYVTASRVMGASHIRVLFLEILPNCFGPLLVMATLDLGNAILMFSGLSFLGLGTQPPTPEWGSMVSGGARAIQNWWVSTFPGLAIFSVSLGANFVGDGLRDFLDPKLKNE, encoded by the coding sequence ATGAGAACAATTAAATCTTTTATCACCCAAAAAGGATTTCTTTTTAAACTCGGATTAATCATTTGTACATTGTGGATTCTTATTGCCATTTTTGCACCGTTAATCGGTACCTATAGTACAACAGCACAGGATATATCCATTAGATACCAATCTCCAAGCTCTTCACACTTTTTTGGAACTGACGAGTTAGGTCGTGATGTATTCTCACGGGTCATTTATGGTTCTAGAATTTCTTTAACTGCGGGTTTTATTACAGTTATTAGTGCTTTTGCTTTCGGTATCTTATATGGGGGAATAGCAGGATATAAAGGCGGATTAGCGGACGAAGCGATAATGCGTTTCTCAGAGCTTATTATGGCGTTTCCACCACTCATTTTGGCGATGGTCATCGCTGCTGCCCTTGGACCAAGTATCCTAAACTCAGTACTTGCAATGGCTATTATCTGGTGGCCAAATTATGCGAGATTAATGCGTTCAATGGTTATTTCCTTAAAAGAAAGCGAATATGTTACCGCTTCTCGAGTTATGGGTGCTTCACATATTCGTGTTCTATTTTTAGAAATTTTACCAAATTGCTTTGGTCCATTATTGGTTATGGCAACACTTGACCTTGGGAATGCCATCTTGATGTTCTCTGGATTAAGCTTCCTTGGACTAGGCACACAACCGCCTACACCTGAGTGGGGTTCAATGGTATCAGGTGGGGCCAGGGCTATTCAAAATTGGTGGGTTTCTACCTTTCCAGGCTTAGCCATTTTCTCAGTTTCTTTAGGTGCTAACTTCGTAGGCGATGGTCTGCGGGACTTTCTAGATCCAAAACTCAAAAATGAATAG
- a CDS encoding ABC transporter ATP-binding protein yields the protein MPQNDTKAIAAASNTSENILEVSHLKKSFHIKGPDGKKGLLKAVDDISFTIKRGETFSLVGESGCGKSTLGRTLLGLYAPDHGSKIIFNGDDITHFSRSKQKNFTKKAQLIFQDPSACLNPRRTIKQILLEPFKIHKLENAEAKITELIDLVGLASRYLDRFPHEMSGGQKQRVGIARALALDPELIVCDEPVSALDVSIQAQVINLLVDLQQQLNLTYLFISHDLSVVHHISNRVAVMYLGKIVELATRDDLYEKTQHPYTKALLSSIPDAGGDPREKIILTGDVPSPSNPPTGCRFHTRCPAVMNICKTVAPDFIQTGSNHFVACHLCTK from the coding sequence ATGCCACAAAATGATACGAAAGCAATAGCAGCGGCATCAAACACCTCAGAAAACATTTTAGAGGTTTCTCACTTAAAGAAATCCTTTCATATTAAAGGCCCTGATGGAAAAAAAGGATTGCTTAAAGCAGTAGACGATATCTCTTTTACGATTAAAAGGGGTGAAACATTTAGTCTCGTTGGTGAAAGCGGATGCGGGAAAAGTACGCTGGGCAGGACTCTGCTTGGTCTTTATGCGCCAGATCACGGCTCTAAAATTATTTTTAATGGTGATGATATTACCCATTTTTCCAGATCCAAACAGAAAAATTTCACCAAAAAGGCACAACTGATTTTTCAAGATCCCTCTGCTTGCTTAAATCCACGCAGAACCATTAAGCAAATTTTATTAGAACCTTTCAAAATTCATAAACTGGAAAATGCTGAAGCAAAAATTACTGAACTGATCGATTTGGTCGGTCTGGCAAGCCGTTATTTGGATAGATTTCCTCATGAAATGTCAGGCGGGCAAAAACAAAGGGTAGGTATTGCCAGAGCATTGGCACTAGATCCAGAGCTTATTGTGTGCGACGAACCTGTCTCGGCATTGGATGTGTCTATACAAGCCCAGGTAATTAACTTACTAGTGGACCTGCAGCAACAATTGAATCTTACCTATCTATTTATCTCACATGATCTAAGCGTGGTTCACCATATTAGTAATCGTGTTGCTGTTATGTATTTAGGTAAAATCGTTGAACTGGCAACTCGCGATGATCTATACGAAAAAACGCAGCACCCCTATACAAAGGCACTTCTCTCATCTATTCCAGATGCAGGCGGAGATCCCCGAGAGAAGATTATTCTTACTGGGGATGTGCCAAGCCCATCTAATCCGCCAACTGGCTGTCGATTTCACACAAGATGTCCTGCTGTGATGAATATTTGCAAAACAGTGGCACCGGATTTTATTCAAACAGGTAGTAACCATTTTGTTGCATGTCATTTATGTACAAAGTGA
- a CDS encoding ABC transporter substrate-binding protein has protein sequence MSFMYKVILLILGLLIVTVDFRSRYERFAGVPGSLLGIIAPMGLPCPVLPQESSYLPLQSAEYENQQYPLTQPNFKKKGLGMMKKIALLAITLILALSLFACSKQEKTGGTSASNADTIVIGVASDWKTMDPARAYEVYGNFYFYATYENLYMVQGSDLTPKPALAKSYTVDSSGLVYTFTLDGGHKFSSGNPVTAQDVVFSFNRTRNLKGNAAALTEGVAKVEAKDNKTVVVTLKAKDASFLSKITNNAYAVLDSKVVKEKGGTDTADASTSDKGSSYLDEASAGSGPYILKKWTANTEMVLAKNPYYKGTVYASNIIIKEMPDPNTQIQALEKGDIDVALSVGPDQVKSIKAGGNAKVITSPTSTISFLLMNDKPEIGKEMANPLVQQAVRYALDYKGFQQLAGNGALLPLSFVQKGFVGAKSRPDNYQNIEKAKDLMKQAGYEDGFTVPLTAANFNSEGLSWITIAEKVKEDLAKINIKVEIKTGEIGAVIDDYRNGKAPFLVMHWSPDYYDLSNQLAFIPGDIVGKRANWDPAANPELVKLAEQAKVEIDDTKRAQISGKMQDIMAENSPYAFLVQHPKSFAVSSKLEGAAYNDLCKLHLNDLKLSK, from the coding sequence ATGTCATTTATGTACAAAGTGATTCTATTAATTTTAGGCTTGTTAATCGTGACTGTTGATTTCCGCTCCAGGTACGAGCGGTTCGCGGGCGTGCCGGGGAGCCTCCTCGGCATTATCGCACCTATGGGGCTTCCCTGCCCCGTACTCCCGCAGGAGTCTTCGTACCTTCCGCTCCAATCAGCAGAATATGAAAATCAACAATATCCATTAACACAGCCAAATTTTAAAAAGAAGGGGTTGGGGATGATGAAAAAAATTGCTTTACTGGCCATTACATTGATATTGGCTTTATCACTATTCGCATGCAGCAAGCAAGAAAAAACTGGAGGAACATCTGCATCCAATGCTGATACCATCGTTATCGGGGTAGCATCTGATTGGAAAACAATGGATCCAGCTCGTGCTTACGAGGTATACGGGAATTTCTATTTTTATGCAACATATGAGAATTTATATATGGTGCAAGGGTCAGATCTCACTCCAAAGCCAGCTCTGGCTAAATCATACACAGTAGATAGTTCAGGTCTTGTTTATACTTTCACGCTTGACGGGGGACATAAATTTTCAAGTGGAAATCCTGTAACGGCACAGGATGTTGTATTCAGTTTTAATCGTACAAGAAATTTAAAAGGCAATGCTGCTGCTCTTACAGAAGGTGTTGCAAAAGTAGAAGCAAAAGACAACAAGACAGTTGTCGTCACTCTAAAAGCAAAGGATGCATCCTTTCTTTCAAAAATTACAAACAATGCCTATGCAGTTCTTGATAGCAAAGTAGTAAAGGAAAAAGGCGGCACTGATACAGCGGATGCAAGCACATCAGATAAAGGATCTTCTTACCTTGATGAAGCATCAGCTGGCAGCGGTCCATATATATTGAAAAAGTGGACAGCCAATACAGAGATGGTTCTGGCAAAGAATCCGTATTATAAAGGCACTGTGTATGCAAGTAATATAATCATTAAAGAAATGCCTGATCCAAACACACAAATTCAAGCGCTTGAAAAAGGTGATATTGACGTTGCCTTAAGCGTTGGACCTGACCAAGTGAAAAGCATTAAAGCTGGTGGAAACGCAAAGGTTATCACTTCACCAACTTCAACCATTTCTTTTTTACTAATGAATGATAAGCCGGAAATCGGTAAAGAAATGGCAAATCCACTTGTTCAGCAAGCTGTCCGTTATGCACTTGACTATAAGGGATTCCAGCAATTAGCAGGTAATGGGGCGCTGCTGCCGTTATCTTTTGTGCAAAAAGGATTTGTTGGTGCTAAATCTAGACCTGATAATTATCAAAACATAGAAAAAGCAAAGGACTTGATGAAGCAAGCAGGGTATGAGGATGGCTTCACTGTGCCTCTAACAGCAGCTAACTTTAATTCCGAAGGACTTTCATGGATAACAATAGCTGAAAAAGTAAAAGAGGATCTTGCAAAAATTAATATCAAAGTAGAAATAAAAACTGGAGAGATTGGCGCTGTAATTGATGATTATCGAAATGGTAAAGCCCCATTCCTAGTCATGCACTGGTCACCTGACTACTACGATTTAAGCAACCAATTAGCATTTATCCCAGGCGATATTGTAGGAAAACGGGCTAACTGGGATCCTGCAGCTAACCCAGAATTAGTAAAGTTAGCAGAACAAGCGAAGGTGGAAATTGATGATACAAAACGGGCACAGATTTCGGGCAAGATGCAAGACATAATGGCTGAGAATAGTCCTTATGCATTCTTAGTCCAGCACCCTAAATCATTTGCTGTCAGCTCCAAACTGGAAGGCGCTGCTTATAATGATCTTTGCAAACTGCATTTAAACGATTTAAAACTCTCTAAATAA